The genomic stretch TCTGTGGTACAAGAGAAGTATCATTTCTAGTTTGAGTTTAAATTATAGATCCCATATGGTCATCTTTACCTCCACTGACAACACCATCTCCACTGCCACCTGCACAATCCATTTGCCGATGCCGCCACCATCAGAAAACCCAAAATTGAAGAACATTACAAATCTAGATTCAGTTCCGATTAATTAAAATTTATTCATTACTATTACATTCGCACATCAATGTTTATCTTAACCAAATCTATCAAAATCAACACTGTTAAAATTGGAATTACTGAATCACATAAGATCATCGTTAATCGTTTGCATTTCAACATGCACGAGTTTAAATGCTCAATTTTCACAAACACTTTGTATTTCGCATCAATTAAACGATCTCCATTAATTTGGGATGGTGTTTAACATAcacagatttattcgattggttAAACTTAAAAGGAAGAGGCAAAGGTCTTTATAAacgaaatataaaaaattataagGTTGTTTTAATTTTATAGAATTAAATAAGGGGTCTTGTTTGCAATTATTTCCACTGACAGTTATACACTTATCATCAATGGCCAGAATTACAAACACATCACGATCCGACGGTTTCCAAGCCGCTAGCTTATATATCGTCCCCGCACTGTCGTGCGGGATAGCaccatataaacaaatataatgcggaaaagaaataacacagacaccagaaattttattaacgaggaaaccgcaaatgcagaaaaatcccgggaccttgtcaagatttgaacaccacaccatattaatccgctacatacactagcctactacaagttaacttcagactggaatgtagttgagtcctaaccaagtctcacatcgattaaagtacagtcgtgttccttacgcctctagagcCACGCCAGattttgtgcacttgattcccttagctgatctcacccacaactaaaagttgctacgccccaaaatcgaagacttataaacaaatctgtctcccacagaaattttattctttatttttttgtttcttcttatgataaatcaaggtgaacatgaaccaactaataatccggtcttatactcccgaagagcatcctcgaaatattagtcacctcggAATAACCAAACTGATTAATAGGATAAGTATCATAGAATCACAaaaatctgagacgaagaacttatgtgattactttttatatcttacctatcggagataaatatcgagtaaatcttagagaagataaaactcaatatgatagaacaagtaagatcagaatacacaactatagagaaaatagttagatctTGGTtgatgaatcccaaatgaagtcttcaaatggTTAACTTAGTAGAGGTAGGGAaatcctaggttaaaggagaatcgactctagtttccaactaggacacatgaaagtacCGGGATTtgattttccagttgctagagttctcccttatatagcttttcaattacaatcaaagctaggtttagtttagtaacaaagcattcaatattcaccgttaaatgaaatcctgatttaaggttcaagctaagtctgctaaAAAAccaagcaatatctctccaccgttcgatagtcttagattgttacacacaaatgaaatatacttatatttagatatgggtaaccgtacctaaacgtgtatattgggttggttgaataacagttaaccgaaattagccatatgaacacttttgtcttagccgcattcatccaacacttctagatcaaatataaagatcaatcaatcatgatagataatcaaatgaatctaattgtgtttaaaATAGAGTTGTATAATTGttcatcattgaataaaaatgtatatgaaccaattgaaataaaatcagtTAGATTCGTAATCCTACAAAGTATTGCCAAGAAAGTTAGAACTAGTAGCACTAGTTTTGAGTTTTATGAGAATTTTCAAGAAGATATAAGTGACTGGATTTGTAAGGATAAACCTGCTGTAAATGGACATTTATAACTCTTCTTAATAAAACTCAATGTTTGAATAAAAAAAAGTTATTTTAAAGTGAGAGCGTGTTGGTTTATTGTTCTATAATTTTATTTGGCATACTCAATGGATTATAAATATAAGTTTATCGTTTTTTAATTAAGGATTATTGATGTTCTTCCTGGAAACCTGAAGTAAAATATTATAATAACGATGCTTCTGGAAAATCGAGTAActttttttggtttttcaggGATGCTTATTACAAAATCCTAGGATAGTCAGTTCCTTCAAAATTTAGCTTATGACAATATTCTACAGTTTACCATGGTATCAGAAGTTCGACAGAAGCTTTGACCATAATGTGGTAGATTTTTTTGCTTAACAACTATGTTATGTTGGTTCAGGTGTGATCCCAGAATCTTAGACCACCAGTCGCAGTTCTATCCAGATATAAATGCTTACTACAACCATCACTTATCACATTTAATATTAGGTATggtattcaagttaatatctccaAGTGTTAGTGAACTTGGTATGTAGCAAGGTATTCATCTATAAGTAACTGTTTATCAAGTTACACGGTCAATATTTCCTACAGGGTCATTACTTCCAACAACAAATAAGACTTACTAAGGTAGAAAGTCAATGTTCACAATAACCGGGTATAGATTCTCAAGATGCTTGGATATTTAGAAATGCAATAGAGTATAGGTGGTTGTTTTAATCTAATAAACATGTGAACGATCAACAATGGGACAGAGAATACATGGTTCCAATGCCAGTACCTATCACATTTTGTAATACTTTTTTTAAAAAAGATGTGACACTTTCGAGGTACAAAAATTACAAACTAAAGGTAAGGAGTTAATTCAGAGCCAACACAACTGGATGAATCTACTTTTTCCCCAAGACAAACACCATGTGTGGGttttaataaataattattttaggaatttatcGAGTAACTTTTTATCGCGTAACTTTGTGACATTTAttaaattttgatgattaaaaTTAACTTACAAGGTCAGTAATTCCAGCGGAAAAACTTGCTTTCAGAAGTGAAAAGCCACACTCACGTGTTTGTTGAGTTAGTTGCTAAAATATTATGGTTTAAAACGATTGGGACACAATACCCAAAAGAAAATATCAAACAATCTACATAGTTTCCTAAATTTATACGATTTCGAAAATCAGTTAGAATTATGTATATAGTCAAGCATATGAATCCACAACATCaccaaaaaaattatatataaaccaaCAAAATAACAAAGGTTACTGCTACATAAACCCGAAACGTAAAAAATTTGTTGTATTACAACAACTGAAGTTTGATAACAAGAAAAATATGGTTTTGGAGAACAGTAGAAAGAGTAAAATATCTCCCCACAACAAGATAGTTTAATAGATGAAAAAAAAATCGTTATCAAACAACAAATATATGGAACAACAGATAAATTATACACATGACGCCTTTATTTATTTAATAGAAAACCGATGAATTCCAATGACAAAGATGAGTTGGAACAATATGTAAATGGTATGGTACAAGACCACGTTTTCGCAGAATTATCCTATCGAGTTTTATGAATCTAAAAATTAAAGATTGGATTAAGTATCATTACAATATgatcatgtatatatatatatacaaggaaaagacaaaacacaTGAGATGACAAAGTTTAGACAATACtaaaaattagagaaagattGGAATGTCGTCACGTTTAACCAATTTTTAGAGTTGGGTGACACTGAAGAAATCCACAATGCAAGAAAAAATTCTTAAGTTCATCTATTGTCGCATGACAATAAAATGCTAGTAGCTTATTAGTGGAGAAAACTTTCATAGAAGATTCAGAGTCTAATGAGGGGTCGGATGCATAAGAACCGCGGAGACATCTTTGCAGtgttaaaaaaataaacaatttaTGTTTTCCATATATTTTGAAGATGAaaatatactaaaataaataGACGGAGAAGTAATCTCATTCCTACAAAAACAAGTAACTGAATAGATACATAAAGAGCATGATAATATGAGACTTTTCCAAAATCATGGATCTGAAGAGCAAATAGAAGAATTTGGGAGATATTATTACAAAGATGAACAAAAGGTTTAAAAAAGACAATAACTTAGGATCTTAACATTCAAAAAACATCTACATACAGTGTAAACATGGATAAAACTTGGGATTGAGAAAGAATGCAAATATGCAAATAAGGTCTGAAAGTGTATAAAACTGAAGAAAAAAGTTAAAATTTTCTCCTTTGTTAATGAGTTTCtgtaaatatttatatataatcATATTAATCAATGAGTTTTGTTAATATCGAGCCTTTTAACACCTAGTTGTTTATtgaaggaatatgacttatagtTGCCAGCATggtccatctttttttttttatttctatatTTCGGTCTTCAGTTATGATGATCGGTTTTAAAAATAACCACGAATAAATATTGATAAAATTAAAGCAAGCGATTGATATTTTTTCAACATATATTTTTGATGGAACCGTGTGCTTAAATATAGACTGATTCTATTATTAATGATGTTGATAAAATTAAAGCAAGCGATTGATATTTTTTCAACATATATTTTTGATGGAACCGTGTGCTTAAATATAGACTTATTCTATTATTAATGATGTTATTAGGTGTTTACTGATGTTATATAGATATGTGTACATACCCTGgaatgatataagttgtttatTGTATAATCGACTaagttgaagttttttttttaatagtatTTGGATACAAAAATAAAGTATATCATTAACTAAGTTGTAACCTTTTTTAGTATAttgttacaaaaaaataaaataaagtatgtACACTTAAGAATAAAAGGAAAGGTTGAGTGATACATTAACTAAGTTGTAGTCTTTTTTAGTGATACCTAGTTCAATTATAATCATTATTGAGGTTTCTTAgcttcaattttgttcttctATTCTTCACTTAATGCATGAGGGATGGTAATACTCAACCCTGGAGGCCGAAGGCATCTGTTGTATGTAGCGAGTACTGTATGTATTGCGTCGCTCTTTGCTGTATATATGAGTGCAAAAAAACTacatgtttggaagtgtggtcCACAATACGTCAATGTAGATGAGCTGGATATTTTTCCAGATCCCAGGTAAGTTTTAGATGACTTATGATTTATATAGTTAGTCCCAACTGATCGTATTTAATTTGTTACTCATTTCTAATGTACAAATGCAGTATATACTGAGTGCCAATCCCAATAGCTATAACTTTATTGTGGGACATGAAACAAGGTTTCCACTCCATGTGCATCATCGGGAGGATTCCATTCCATTAGATGGACACAAATACAGtaaaacctctatataagaatatcctagggaccacaaaaaaatattcttatatggaggttattCTCTATGGAGGTCTAACTTGAATAAACCATAAGAAATTTTTTCGTATGTGTATTTGTGTATATTCATGCATATGTATAGGAAACACAAAAATATATCTAAGTATATATAAAAACTATTTAAATGaggatttttttatatatttatgtatatacaaatatttttcataaaacaATTCACATACATCACAATTATCACATCAAAAATTGACAAGTGAAATCAAATGAGTATGAAGATATTCGTATTAAGTTGTGCACAAAAAACCAAAATATTCATTTTCAAGCAAAATGAACTTGTAATACGGTTACAAGAATCTGTTCATCTTAAATTTTGATGTATGGCCAGTGTTATATATGTAAAATATGATGTCAATTATTCTTATACGGAGGTAGGTTCCTTAAGATGAGACCCGAAAAAATTATGACTCATTCTAATatgagtttattcttaaatataactggcccAAATCGGGACCAAAAATTTTCATTCTTATATGGAGTATTCCTCCGGAGAGGTTTTACAGTATAGTTCCAGCAGTGGTCGAGTGTGGATGACTACCTCTAATACCAATCCATACGATATCACAGGTGCAATGGTAGGAGGGCCTCATTCTGAGGATAGGTTTCGTGATATTAAGGGTCTACCGGATTACACGGAACCTTCATTAGTAGGGAATGCAACACTAGTTGCTGCATTGGCATCCATTAGTACCAGCGGAGGCTCAAGAGTTGACAAGAACACAATGTTCCAGAATGTGCCACCTTTAAGCCATGTACCCCCTACACCGCTGACACCTTGGAAACCGGATGTATGAATGTGTGAGTTTCTGATCTTTCTTAAAAGTTTAGTAAGATTAAATTAACGCACTAGCTTGAGATTTTATTGAATTCCTAGATACAATCTTCTTTGGCTTACTAATTAGAAACAGAATACAATTTTTTGGTGAATTGATCCACACTTCAACTGGTGGAAAGGTAGAAAAATATATAGAGATTACATGCCTTTCTTACAAGGGTTACAGAGATGTTTTGTGCGTAACATAAGCTAGAAATTATAGAGAATATATTTGCAATAAATCCTTATCAATCTGTAGCGTAACACAAGCTAGTGATTGATACATGATTTTCTCTTGGCAGCTGTTACCAGAAGAGCTTTGACTGAGTCTTGATGAGATGTATTCCTAACATCCCCCCTCAAGTTGTGCATGAGTGGCCGAATGCTCAACTTGTCTCTAAGAAACTCAAATCTTACAGAAGCAAGACCCTTTGTAAAAATGTCAGCTAGCTGATCTTTTGAGGAAATAAACTTTACCAGTAGTGTTTTGTTTGCAACTCTTTCTCGTACAAAATGGTAACCAATTTCAATGTGTTTCATTCGTGCGTCAAAGACTGGATTTGCTGTCAGATAAGTCGCACCCAGATTGTCACACCATAATGTTGGAACTTGTACTGCAATGCATGCAATAGTGACTGAAGCCATATCAATTCTGATGTAGCTATGGCTATGCCTTTGTATTCAACCTCAGTGCTGGATTTAGAGACTGTTTTTTGCTTGCGTGCACTCCACGAAATACGATTACTGCCAAAGTAATTACCGTAGCCACTTGTTGATCTTCTATCATCTAAACTACCAGCCCAATCAGAGTCTGAGTAGGCATGAAGTGTTGTATCCGCTGAAGGACGGAAAACTAAACCGTAATGCACTGTATGTTTGAGATATCGTAGGATTCTCTTAACTAGATCCCAATGCTCAACAAAAGGATTATGCATATACTGACAGACTTTGTTGACTACTACCGCAATGTCTGGTCTGGTGAGATGAAGATATTGTAAAGCTCCACAGACACTATGATACAGATTAGGGTCCTCAAATTTCACACTTCCGTGTGTACAGATATTGGCATTTTTTGGAAGAGGTGTAGAGACTGGTTTAGCAGCATCCATTTTTGTTCGTTTGAGTAGATCAACTACGTACTTCTGCTGACTGAGTATCACTGAAGTGTCTTGGTGGATTACTTATTTCGCCGTTTGAGTAGATCCTTTACTGCAAAGGAAGATCTCAGATTAGTAATAAGATTGGTGATAAGAGCAGAGTTTGAACCTGTGATGatgatgtcatcaacgtagatgaGGACATATGTAACTCCTTCCGATGCTTGTTGTATAAAGAGAGAACTGTCAGAAATAGAACCCTTGAATCCCAGTGCAATGAGAAAATTACTTAATTTGGAAAACCAAGTTCTCggagcttgtttcaacccataaatCGATTTGTTGAGCTTACAGACATGATTAGGATAGTCAGGATTGACATACCCTGGTGGTTGCTTCATATATACGGCTTCAGTTAACTCACCATGCAGAAATGCATTTTGGACATCTAATTGCTTCATCGTCCAATTTTGAGACACAACAATTGAGAGAACAAGCCTTATAGTGCTAGGATTTATCACTGGGCTAAATGTTTCATTGTAATCAAGTCCCTCACGCTGATTATATCCTTGTGCTACAAATCTGGATTTGCGTCTGTCAATTGACCCATCAGCTTTTTCTTTGACACGAAACACCCATTTTGAGCCAATTAGATTCATTCATTCCTCATATGGAACATAACTCCAAGTTCCATTGCGAATCTGAGCATTAATTTCATCATCCATGGGTGGTATCCATGTTGGATATTTTGATGCTTCAGTATAAGATGTTGGAGCAGTAATATGTGTTGTCTCTAGTGGATATTTATTTGCTTGCAGACACAACTTGTTTACAGGCTTTCTAATGCCATCTCGAGCTTGTGTGACCATATGATGTTGCTGAATTTGTGGTTGAGCTTGAGAAACAGTGCTATCAGCTGCTACTGATGAAGTACCAACTTTAGTATTGTCTGTGGGTTGATCAATGACTGGAGATGATACTTCTGGCAGACTAGAGGACAACGATTGATCAAttacagcttcagcttcaatggaTGGTGATGCTTGTTGGACAGGTTCAAGTGATGCACtagaagatggaattgataaaacaGATGAGCTTAAGAGCTTTGTAGTGAGTGATTTCTGTGTGAAGTTAGGAGAATTTACATGTTGCCTGGAAGCAAATGGGAAGCTTGTTTCCACAAATTTGACATGTCGAGAGATATATAGCCTGTTGGTTGAAACATGTAAGCATAAATAACCTTTGTGAGCACTATtgtaccctataaaaacacatggTAAAGATCTTGGTTCGAGTTTGTTTGAGACATATGGTCTAAGACATGGATAGCATAAACATCCAGAAACTCTAAGAGAGGAGCAGTCAGGAGTCTTGTTGAAAAATAACTCTAAAGGAGATTTAGACTCATTTTTTGAAGCTGGGAGTCTATTGATGAGGTAACATGCAGTTGAGAAAGCCTCAAACCAGTAGGATTTTGGCATTGAGGCATGAAAAAGAAGTGCTAAGCCTGACTCTGTTATGTGTCTAATTCTACGTTCTGCAAGACCGTTTTGAGCTGATGTATGAGGACATGAAAATCTATGTATAACTCTTGATCTATTTAGAAAGGCAGTGAACTTTTTAAACTCTCCTCCATTGTCCGACTGAAAAACTTTAATCTTGAGATCAGTTTGATTTCCAATGAGTTTTTTGAATTGAATGAACACAGGAAATGCATCTGATTTACGAACTAGTGGATAGATCCATGTGTAATGTGAGAAAACATCCATAAGCATAATATAATATCGATATCCATTTCTAGATAAGTAAGGAGATGTCCATAAATCATACACAAGTAAGCTCAATGGCTTATCGATTACAATACTACTATTTGGAAAGGGAAGTTTATGACTCTTGCTCACATGACAAGAATGACAGAACTCAAACTTCTTATTGGAAACTAGAAGGGAAAATTTTTTAATGACTCGGAAAACAGTACGGATCATTGGGTGTCCTAGACGCTGATGCCACAGTGGAATAGGGTTACTAGAGCAGCTGGAGTTGTATTTGTAATCTCTCGAACATCATCAAACATGTAGAGCCCATTCTTACTCCTGCCTTGCAACAGTGTTGTCCTGGTTTTGAGATCCTTTACATCAAAGAAATTGGAGTGAAATTGAAAATATACATTATTATCTTTGCAGAACTTTGAAACAGAAAGAATATTTGCTTTTATGTCAGGCACATGAAGAATATTTTTGAGATGAAATGATCGATTATTATGGGTAAAAGAAGCATTACCAATATTTTTAATGTGTAGAGCATTTCCATTTCCTACATGAACTTGTTCAGTTCCACCATATTCATGCATGATGTTCAGATTGTTGAGATTTGCAGTTAAGTGATGAGTTGCTCCTGTGTCAGTCACCCAATTGTTATCAGCAGGACCACCAGGTAAAGAAAGATATGCAGCTGGTTCTCCTCTTTGTGATGCATTGTTATCTTtgcgaaaccagcagaaacttgcATTATGGTTTTTGCGATTGCAAATCCGACAAGGACCTTGTCCTTGATCTCTTTTAGGCTGTCGATTCTGTTGATTTTGCTGACAAAAACCTTGATTTTGTTGAGATCGATTCTGGGGAAACCTTCCTTTCTCTTGTCTTTGATATGGTGGTGCAGTAGATGAAGAGGCAATATTTTCCATTGGTTGCTCAATAGAAGCTAGTTATTGCTCAAGTCTCATATCATATGCGATCAGATATGCATAAAATGCATCCATATCTATCTTTTCGACAGTGCTCAGCGAAGTGACAATTGAATCATATGCTTGATCCAACCCACTCAAGATTGATTGTTGCATATCATCTTCAGAAAGTGCATTCCCTGATGCTGTAAGGGCATCAAATAATTGTTTAGATTTTGCAAAATAATCATACATGGAGATGTTACCTTTGCGCAAACTCATTAGTTGCCTTCTTAGATTCATCAGATGTGCCCTTGTCTTGGGTGCATATCTTTTTTCAAGTGCATCCTAGACTTCTTTTGAAGTTGTTAAACCAGATACACGACCTAATACTCCTTCTGTGAGGGATGAAAGCAGCCAGCCTAGTAGGATCTGATCCTGCTGTTCATACTTTTCATATGCAGGATTTGATAATGGTGGTAAATCAGCTTGTGTGTTTGGTATGGTTGGTGATGGTCTTGCATAAGTACCATCTACATATCCTTCTAAACGATAGCCCTTCAGTAGTGGCTTGAATTGTGTCTTTCATAAAAGATAGTTGGTATCATTGAGTTTGATGTTGATGagatggttaatatgaattgcttgaAGAGTGGATGTTTCTGGTGCTGCCATTGATGCGGAAAAATGAAGAAAGCGTGGTTTAGGATCTTTCTTGCTGATACCAAAACAGAATACAATATTTTGGTGAATTGATCCACACTTCAActggtggaaaggtagacaaataTATAGAGATTACATGCATTTCTTACAAGGGTTACAGAGATGTTTTTGGCGTAACATAAGCTAACAATTATAGAGAATATATTTGCAATAAATCTTTATCAATCTGTAGCGTAACACAAGCTAGTGATTGATACGTGATTTTCTCTTGGCAGCTGTTACCAGAAGAGCTTTGACTGAGTCTTGATGAGATGTATTCCTAACAATTAGATCCTCTGCATTACTGATTTCGTGAAATGTAATACTACGAACCAGCACGTGAATAATGTCAAGTATCggaaaaaaaatacaagaaatatACACTCTTTTCCATCCCTTGACAGGGAGGATCAATAGTGTCAAGTTATTACTCACATTATTCTCTTTCGCGGGATAAAATACAATATCCAGAGTAATTAAGCCTCGCAATCCAGATTGAGATGTGTCCAAGACCTCATACTACGTAATATCAGGTGTATGTTAACACGAAATATATCATGAATCTTCAGCATGTAgttacaggaaatcctacactacacccttcatatgatttcattgttgatcaactcatttttaggtttacactcttaattttattgattaatttttgaatattcttacaagaaagataaaaaagtcaagaatgatctctgctatggactttctctctcctatttacttgtttcttactcaaaaaagatctctctctccttcacaactcgaatgactatttataaggaaatacatagtggatgacagctaatctatcctttattttcggatatggtttgcgacattctcgcaaccttacaaatgttaatttcgcaagctctcatattttcgcaggactatcacatctttctcatgatccttgctgacgtcgtttctgaaattgttctacgacgctattgtgttgtaccattgataatttcgccgaGACATatttgttgcgagattctgatcctacatcttgcctcttctcatattttctctacaaagtagagaatgatgtgagaaattccgcagctgcttatcttttcatattccacatttatcacacgtactctcttttccatttatttcttgacacgtcttctgtaaccgctacttttcaaccgctcacgtctcttcgtcttaatggtgtttatttcttcgagtaaaaatttttgtttatatactcttctccccccctttttccactttttttttttactttctcttctaattttattctctcatctctgcaactctgttattcttcagcaaattctgctgctgtaattttttcttccttcaatccttttactttccacacattcccatactctatattaaaACATGGATCCAAGttgtcatagatatgagaagaatttacaagatgtccaaaaaaatcttgttgataaaggttttacactctccaccattcctggtgagaatgccaaatcaattttttctgtcaagcttttctctaatcaaaattgtgatgatcaatcaatcataatttcactaggtcatattctcgcaggtctccctattcctctttataacccagatcttcctttattttatgaaattctcgctcattcaggattttcgcgagccatcttccaactaagtggggactgcatccgtctgatgttagagttttctaatcgcggtgctggtagaggatctctttactccaaagaacttagggatccaaaattcgcaaacttagagatagttgctgagaagtatacagtggagAATTTcattgaaaactacgaacttatctccatgaagaaagagaatactcgctgggtattcgattaagaaggaaagataacattgatgaagccaaaattcttatgcaagatattgacttgcattctggtaaaaacacaactcctcgcaaatccaaagatgataaatggtgtgtttttcctttaatgctaaagggaccctatattgctggatcaaacgttcttcctgcgaatctcgctgcatatcaaccttgggttttctcttggcccgagaaggagaaagaggtatgtttctcccctttaactcattttatatttctttattgatttttactattctgttcgctaactcttgcgacattccgcagatccaaaaactaaaggatagttatagcaggactgggaaatctagtactctgttagctcttcgctcatacacagatgaggtaagaaattttctcttatgactataaatagtattgttacttccatgcttcgatttcttatttctatctgtgtgtgaagattattactgaagtagaagaatctgctgatgctgcgaagattggtgataaaggtaaaggtgctcttcgcagggaaaaatcaactggtcctcctccaaagaaaagaaaag from Papaver somniferum cultivar HN1 unplaced genomic scaffold, ASM357369v1 unplaced-scaffold_131, whole genome shotgun sequence encodes the following:
- the LOC113332307 gene encoding uncharacterized protein LOC113332307 codes for the protein MDAAKPVSTPLPKNANICTHGSVKFEDPNLYHSVCGALQYLHLTRPDIAVVVNKVCQYMHNPFVEHWDLVKRILRYLKHTVHYGLVFRPSADTTLHAYSDSDWAGSLDDRRSTSGYGNYFGSNRISWSARKQKTVSKSSTEVEYKGIAIATSELIWLQSLLHALQYKFQHYGVTIWVRLI